The Flavobacterium sp. 123 genome contains a region encoding:
- a CDS encoding PIG-L family deacetylase — translation MRKIVILLLLILLLPFQIGLAQQPTKLNSAEIYNQIQKLNFLGSVLYIAAHPDDENTQLISYLSNETKARTGYLSLTRGDGGQNLIGSQLRELLGVIRTQELIEARKIDGGEQFFSRANDFGFSKNPTETLEIWEKDKVLSDVVWAIRKFQPDIIINRFDHRSAGTTHGHHTASAMLSVESFDLANNPNLFQEQLKYVEPWQVKRQFFNTSWWFYGSKEKFNKADKTNLIAIQTGAYYPSIGKSNQEIAALSRSRHQSQGFGSTGSRGEEIEYLEFIKGDPLTDKSSLFEGIDTSWNRVKGGKPIGLLLTKIATEFDFKNPSASIPDLVKAYTLMQSLDEKHWTSLKSEEIKKIIAACSGLYLEAVAQNQEATPGSTIKLKIEAINRSSIPMELIQITAFPEQKTIPQNKPLNNNRVENISIETQVPQTIDYTQPYWLDEKGTIGMYSVNDQKKIGIPDIIRQEKVVFLILINGIEIPFERTIVYKYNDDVKGEVYNYLDIVPEVTTSFLDKVLIFKDLKTKTIGVKIKSGKDNAKGDLQLELPKNWLVSPKSIPFNLEKKGIEQIVYFEVTPPTKSDEAVAKSVAIIDNKRFDKEQIIIDFNHITKQQVLKSAEAKCIKLDLNVNEEKIGYIMGAGDEVPKSLIQMGYRVTILKPEEITPEKIAVFDVIITGVRAYNTIPTLANKQTILFDFVKEGKTMLVQYNTPDDIVTPNIAPYPLKISRDRVTEENAEVRFLNPNHPVLNTPNKITEKDFEGWKQEQGLNYPNEFDASFTPILSSNDKGEKPKNGALLVAPYGKGYYIYTGLSLFRELPEGVSGAYRLLANIISLKSPVTLPTQNIKH, via the coding sequence ATGCGAAAAATTGTTATACTATTATTATTAATCTTACTGCTTCCATTTCAAATAGGACTTGCCCAACAACCAACAAAATTAAATTCCGCCGAAATTTACAATCAAATTCAGAAACTTAATTTTCTGGGAAGCGTTCTTTATATTGCAGCACACCCTGATGATGAAAATACCCAATTAATTTCATATTTGTCAAATGAAACCAAAGCTAGAACGGGCTATTTATCATTAACACGTGGGGATGGCGGTCAAAATCTTATTGGATCACAATTACGAGAATTGTTAGGAGTCATTCGAACTCAAGAACTTATTGAAGCTCGAAAAATTGATGGTGGAGAACAATTTTTTTCCCGTGCCAATGACTTTGGTTTTTCCAAGAATCCAACGGAAACACTTGAAATATGGGAAAAAGACAAGGTTCTTTCTGATGTAGTTTGGGCAATACGAAAATTCCAACCTGACATTATTATTAATCGTTTTGACCATAGATCAGCAGGAACTACCCATGGTCATCATACCGCTTCAGCTATGCTAAGTGTTGAAAGTTTTGATTTAGCCAATAATCCAAATTTATTTCAGGAACAACTCAAATACGTAGAACCTTGGCAGGTCAAAAGACAGTTTTTTAATACCTCGTGGTGGTTTTATGGAAGTAAAGAAAAATTCAATAAAGCTGATAAAACAAATTTAATTGCCATCCAGACAGGAGCTTATTATCCTTCTATAGGGAAATCAAATCAAGAAATTGCAGCATTAAGTCGTAGTCGCCATCAATCACAAGGCTTTGGTAGCACTGGAAGTCGTGGTGAAGAAATAGAGTATTTAGAGTTTATCAAAGGAGATCCTCTAACTGATAAATCTTCATTATTTGAAGGAATTGATACGAGTTGGAATCGTGTAAAAGGAGGAAAACCAATAGGCTTACTATTAACAAAGATTGCAACAGAATTTGATTTTAAAAATCCTTCGGCCAGTATTCCTGATTTAGTAAAAGCCTATACTTTAATGCAATCATTGGACGAAAAACATTGGACCTCTTTAAAATCTGAGGAAATAAAAAAAATAATTGCTGCTTGTTCTGGATTGTATCTTGAAGCTGTAGCGCAAAATCAGGAAGCAACTCCTGGAAGTACGATTAAACTAAAAATCGAAGCTATTAATAGATCTTCCATTCCAATGGAATTAATTCAAATAACTGCTTTTCCGGAACAAAAGACTATTCCTCAAAACAAACCTCTAAACAATAATAGGGTTGAAAATATAAGTATTGAAACTCAGGTTCCGCAAACAATTGATTATACTCAACCCTATTGGCTTGATGAAAAAGGAACGATTGGGATGTATTCCGTTAATGACCAAAAAAAGATTGGAATTCCTGATATTATTCGCCAAGAAAAAGTTGTTTTTTTAATTCTAATTAACGGAATTGAAATCCCTTTCGAAAGAACTATCGTTTATAAATACAATGATGATGTCAAAGGTGAAGTCTATAATTATTTAGATATTGTTCCTGAAGTAACTACTTCTTTTTTAGATAAAGTTTTAATATTTAAAGATTTAAAAACCAAAACTATAGGTGTTAAAATTAAATCTGGAAAAGATAATGCAAAAGGAGATTTACAATTAGAATTGCCTAAAAATTGGCTTGTATCTCCTAAATCAATTCCATTTAATTTAGAAAAAAAAGGAATCGAACAAATTGTATATTTTGAAGTAACACCTCCAACTAAGTCCGATGAAGCTGTTGCAAAAAGTGTTGCTATTATTGACAACAAGCGATTTGACAAAGAGCAAATAATTATTGATTTCAATCACATTACGAAACAACAAGTATTAAAATCAGCAGAAGCAAAATGTATCAAATTAGACTTAAATGTAAATGAAGAAAAAATAGGATATATTATGGGAGCTGGTGATGAAGTCCCTAAAAGTTTAATCCAAATGGGATATCGAGTTACTATCTTAAAACCTGAGGAAATAACACCCGAAAAAATAGCCGTTTTTGATGTAATTATTACTGGAGTTCGCGCTTATAACACAATTCCAACTTTAGCTAATAAGCAAACTATTCTTTTTGATTTTGTAAAAGAAGGAAAAACAATGTTAGTCCAATACAATACACCTGATGATATAGTTACACCAAATATAGCGCCATATCCTTTAAAAATTTCTCGTGATCGTGTAACCGAAGAAAATGCAGAAGTTCGTTTTTTGAATCCAAATCATCCTGTTTTGAATACACCGAATAAAATTACCGAAAAAGATTTTGAAGGTTGGAAACAAGAACAAGGATTAAATTATCCTAACGAATTTGACGCTAGCTTTACTCCTATTTTATCTTCAAATGATAAAGGAGAAAAACCTAAAAACGGAGCACTATTAGTAGCTCCTTATGGCAAAGGATATTATATTTATACTGGATTAAGCCTTTTTAGAGAGCTCCCTGAAGGAGTTTCTGGTGCTTATCGATTATTGGCTAATATAATTTCTTTAAAATCGCCTGTAACTTTACCAACTCAAAATATAAAGCATTAA
- a CDS encoding Rossmann-like and DUF2520 domain-containing protein encodes MTKIIIIGSGNVAQQLIRAFAKNTATELIQVYSRQKNIPSSLLDPTKVINDYSLLLKADLYIIAVSDDAIPTVSAQLPFKNRLVVHTSGSVALGALDDKNRKGVFYPLQTFSKDKLVDFKTIPICLESENATDFQLLEKAAKSISAKVFAINSEQRKALHVAAVFVNNFVNHLYEIGNTICYENKIPFEILKPLILETAQKIMTLSPQEAQTGPAKRNDSKTIEAHELFLSDENQSTIYKILTQSIQNNGKKL; translated from the coding sequence ATGACTAAAATAATTATTATTGGTTCTGGAAACGTAGCACAACAATTAATTCGTGCTTTTGCAAAAAATACTGCAACCGAATTAATTCAGGTGTATTCAAGACAAAAAAACATACCGTCTTCACTACTTGATCCTACTAAAGTTATTAATGATTATAGTCTATTACTTAAAGCTGATTTATATATTATTGCCGTTTCAGACGATGCTATTCCAACCGTTTCGGCGCAATTGCCTTTCAAAAACCGATTAGTAGTTCACACTTCTGGAAGTGTCGCATTAGGTGCTTTGGATGATAAAAATAGAAAAGGGGTATTTTATCCTCTTCAGACTTTTTCAAAAGATAAATTAGTAGATTTTAAAACCATTCCTATTTGTTTAGAAAGTGAAAATGCAACTGATTTTCAATTATTAGAAAAAGCAGCAAAAAGTATATCTGCTAAAGTTTTTGCAATTAATTCTGAACAAAGAAAAGCGCTTCATGTAGCAGCAGTATTTGTAAACAACTTTGTAAATCATTTGTATGAAATTGGAAATACTATTTGTTACGAAAACAAAATTCCTTTTGAAATTTTAAAACCTTTGATCTTAGAAACTGCACAAAAAATAATGACTCTTTCTCCACAAGAAGCACAAACTGGACCTGCAAAACGCAATGACAGTAAAACTATTGAAGCACATGAATTATTTTTATCAGATGAAAACCAATCTACTATTTATAAAATACTAACACAATCAATACAAAATAATGGCAAAAAGTTATAA
- a CDS encoding HAD family hydrolase produces MAKSYKEIMNEITTFIFDVDGVLTDSSVFVTNEGEILRTMNIRDGYAMKAAVESGYNVCIISGGSNEGVRVRLRNLGITDIHLGTPNKVETFDEYIDVYGIKSEQVLYMGDDIPDYHVMKLVGLPTCPQDASPEIKAISTYISHKNGGKGAARDVIEQVMKVQGKWMAHFDGKHD; encoded by the coding sequence ATGGCAAAAAGTTATAAGGAAATAATGAATGAAATTACTACGTTTATATTTGACGTAGATGGTGTGCTTACTGACAGTTCTGTTTTTGTTACCAATGAAGGAGAAATTCTTAGAACCATGAATATTCGTGATGGATATGCTATGAAAGCGGCTGTTGAAAGCGGCTATAATGTATGTATTATTTCTGGAGGCAGTAACGAAGGTGTTCGTGTTAGATTAAGAAATCTTGGAATTACTGATATTCATTTAGGCACTCCTAATAAAGTTGAAACTTTTGATGAATACATTGATGTTTATGGTATAAAATCAGAGCAGGTATTATATATGGGAGATGATATTCCTGATTACCATGTGATGAAATTAGTAGGATTACCAACATGTCCACAAGATGCAAGTCCAGAAATCAAAGCTATATCAACTTATATTTCTCATAAAAACGGAGGAAAAGGTGCTGCTCGTGATGTGATTGAGCAAGTAATGAAAGTACAAGGAAAATGGATGGCTCATTTTGACGGAAAACACGATTAA
- a CDS encoding AraC family transcriptional regulator: MITNLLFIITGLIGLLTAFLIFNNHKSNRMMNSYMIILIVIVSIRFLLGGLIYFNSDRIVNQNYLKYINLTGIVIPLVYLYFKNLATNKNQFKIKELAHFILPISIYFAIIILDKISQKSIRLDFIIFPIFCLFTTTYFILSYSVLKNEIWNRKGSLNVVQKQNELINNWTAYLFIALLILAVRLLVALFIEIYHNSNINGFSYLWISAIVWLVVLVKILITPEILYGYDALNFKIKEINDSSLILKGVWKLTNTTKLDNNQHVILKEKIDRKILLYIEKIEKLALSYEIFRDPELSLADFSNQLGIPKSHISYLFKYHTTISFSEFKKTIRVHDAIKHIEADFLKTNTLDSLSKKVGFTSYNPFFTSFKEVSGVSPIEYYKMIQLEYVA; this comes from the coding sequence ATGATAACAAATTTACTCTTCATCATTACTGGACTTATAGGTCTGCTAACAGCATTCCTGATTTTCAATAATCATAAATCAAACAGGATGATGAATTCCTACATGATTATATTAATCGTTATTGTTTCTATTCGATTTTTATTAGGCGGTTTAATCTATTTTAATTCCGATAGAATTGTTAATCAAAATTATTTGAAATATATAAACCTCACAGGAATTGTAATTCCGCTTGTGTATTTATATTTTAAAAATTTAGCAACAAATAAAAATCAGTTTAAAATTAAAGAACTAGCACATTTTATTTTACCTATATCTATATATTTTGCAATAATAATACTTGATAAAATTTCACAAAAATCAATACGATTAGATTTTATTATATTCCCTATTTTTTGCCTCTTTACTACAACCTATTTTATTTTAAGTTATAGTGTACTAAAAAATGAAATTTGGAATAGAAAAGGCTCCTTAAATGTAGTTCAGAAGCAAAACGAATTAATAAATAACTGGACTGCTTATTTATTTATAGCGCTACTAATATTAGCAGTTAGATTACTGGTGGCATTATTCATTGAAATTTATCATAACAGTAATATAAATGGTTTTAGCTATCTATGGATATCTGCAATTGTATGGTTAGTTGTTCTGGTAAAAATATTGATTACACCAGAAATATTATATGGTTACGACGCGTTAAACTTTAAAATAAAAGAAATTAACGATTCTAGTTTAATACTAAAAGGTGTTTGGAAATTAACAAATACTACCAAATTAGATAATAACCAACATGTAATCCTCAAAGAAAAAATAGATCGTAAAATTTTACTGTACATTGAAAAAATTGAAAAACTAGCTTTAAGCTATGAGATTTTTAGAGATCCTGAATTATCACTTGCTGATTTTTCAAATCAACTAGGCATTCCGAAAAGTCATATTTCCTATTTATTTAAATACCACACTACAATTTCATTTTCAGAATTCAAAAAAACAATCCGTGTTCATGATGCAATCAAACATATTGAAGCTGATTTCTTAAAAACCAACACTTTGGATTCTTTATCAAAAAAAGTTGGATTTACTTCATACAATCCTTTTTTTACTAGTTTTAAAGAAGTTTCTGGTGTTTCACCAATTGAGTATTACAAAATGATTCAATTAGAATATGTAGCATAA
- a CDS encoding Maf-like protein, with product MLKKKLEKYTLILASGSPRRQQFFKDLDLDFEIRLKEIEEIFPPELKAEQITNYLAELKANAFEGELKPNEILITSDTIVWHNNKALGKPKDEQDAFTILKSLSNTTHEVITSVCFKTIEKSTVIYEITKVTFNELSDEAIEYYIKNYKPFDKAGAYGIQEWIGFIGVSKIEGSYANVMGMPTDKVYEYLSKLA from the coding sequence ATGCTTAAAAAAAAATTAGAAAAATATACCTTAATTTTGGCTTCTGGTTCTCCTAGACGTCAACAATTTTTTAAAGATTTAGATTTAGATTTTGAAATTAGATTAAAGGAAATTGAAGAAATTTTCCCTCCTGAATTAAAAGCGGAACAAATTACAAACTACTTAGCTGAATTAAAAGCAAACGCTTTTGAAGGAGAATTAAAACCTAATGAAATCCTTATTACCAGCGATACTATTGTTTGGCACAATAATAAAGCCTTAGGAAAGCCGAAAGATGAACAAGATGCTTTTACGATTTTAAAATCATTATCAAATACAACTCACGAAGTAATTACATCTGTTTGCTTTAAAACCATTGAAAAATCAACTGTTATTTACGAAATTACCAAAGTAACATTTAATGAATTAAGTGATGAGGCGATTGAATATTACATAAAAAATTACAAACCTTTTGATAAAGCTGGTGCTTATGGAATCCAAGAGTGGATTGGTTTTATTGGGGTTTCGAAAATTGAAGGATCCTATGCGAATGTTATGGGAATGCCAACGGATAAAGTTTATGAATATTTGAGTAAATTAGCGTAA
- a CDS encoding geranylgeranylglycerol-phosphate geranylgeranyltransferase: MLAFMQLVFFYGFLALQNISLGLKDWQFILLVLSTVLIAAAGYVINNIFDQETDNFNKPKNVIVGKSISETNAYYSYVALNVAGVAIGFYLSNVIGKPGFASLFILIAATLYFYASSLKQMLLIGNIIVALLLSFSVLIIGVFNLYPIVNIENQSVLANLFSILIDYSVFAFMINFIREIVKDIEDISGDYNQGMNTLPIFIGKQKTTKIVFVLSFIPLFSILYYIKTYLFPLVYVCLYMLVFVVAPLLFFMVKIWTAESQKQFHNLSTLLKWILFFGILSILIISWNRKLL, translated from the coding sequence ATGCTTGCGTTTATGCAATTGGTGTTTTTTTATGGGTTTTTAGCATTACAAAATATTTCTTTAGGTTTAAAGGATTGGCAGTTTATATTATTAGTATTATCAACTGTTTTAATTGCTGCAGCGGGTTATGTAATCAATAATATTTTTGATCAGGAAACAGATAACTTTAACAAGCCAAAAAATGTTATTGTAGGCAAAAGCATTTCTGAAACAAATGCCTATTATAGCTATGTTGCGCTCAATGTTGCGGGTGTTGCAATTGGGTTTTATTTATCAAATGTAATTGGTAAACCGGGCTTCGCTTCGCTATTTATTTTGATTGCAGCAACATTGTATTTTTATGCAAGTAGTTTAAAACAGATGCTGCTTATTGGCAATATAATTGTTGCATTATTGCTTTCATTTAGTGTTCTAATCATTGGCGTTTTCAATCTTTATCCTATTGTAAATATTGAAAATCAATCGGTATTGGCAAACCTGTTTTCTATACTTATTGATTATTCTGTTTTTGCTTTTATGATTAATTTCATTAGAGAAATAGTTAAAGATATTGAAGATATAAGTGGCGATTACAATCAAGGAATGAATACATTACCAATATTTATCGGAAAACAAAAAACTACAAAAATAGTTTTTGTATTAAGTTTTATCCCATTGTTTTCAATCTTATATTATATTAAAACCTATCTTTTTCCTTTAGTTTATGTTTGCCTTTATATGTTAGTTTTTGTTGTTGCTCCATTGCTCTTTTTTATGGTTAAAATCTGGACAGCTGAATCTCAAAAACAATTTCATAATTTAAGTACTCTATTAAAATGGATTCTGTTTTTTGGAATACTTTCTATCCTTATTATAAGTTGGAACAGAAAATTACTTTAG
- a CDS encoding mechanosensitive ion channel domain-containing protein gives MRFFNDFTREIIGTGVLLIIILVLRIVTTKLVRRYAKLSQTIERRTNLVIKYIHLFINILAIVGLIIIWGVQTKDIFIAISSIATIVGVAMIAQWSVLSNITSGIILFFYFPFKIGDTIRIHDKDFPIEGEIEDIGAFLVYLNTKDGEKIIYPNNLLLQKGISILGNEYENKEFTD, from the coding sequence ATGAGATTTTTTAACGATTTTACACGGGAAATAATTGGAACAGGAGTTTTATTAATAATTATTCTTGTATTACGAATTGTGACTACTAAATTAGTAAGACGTTATGCTAAATTAAGTCAAACCATAGAGCGTCGTACCAACTTAGTAATTAAATACATTCATTTGTTTATCAATATTTTAGCAATTGTTGGTTTAATAATTATTTGGGGAGTTCAAACCAAAGATATTTTTATTGCTATTTCATCTATAGCAACTATTGTAGGCGTTGCAATGATTGCGCAATGGTCGGTTTTGAGTAACATTACTTCGGGTATTATTTTGTTTTTTTATTTTCCATTCAAAATTGGAGATACCATCCGAATTCACGATAAAGATTTTCCTATTGAAGGCGAAATTGAAGACATTGGTGCATTTCTAGTCTATTTGAACACCAAAGATGGAGAGAAAATTATTTACCCTAATAATTTACTTTTACAAAAAGGCATTTCAATTTTAGGAAATGAGTATGAGAACAAAGAATTTACAGATTAA
- a CDS encoding glutathione peroxidase, whose amino-acid sequence MRKIIFVASCAIMFFSCKNNAQPKKTEINTRETPMVKENIYQFKVEDLSGNTFDFSTLKGKKIMIVNTASKCGLTPQYKDLEALYKEYKDKGFVIVGFPANNFASQEPGTNAEIATFCQLNYGVTFPMMEKVSVKGDDMCAVYQFLTQKSKNGLKDSEVEWNFQKYLLNEKGELEKVISPKTLPTDPEVVNWIKG is encoded by the coding sequence ATGAGAAAAATAATATTCGTAGCAAGTTGTGCTATTATGTTTTTTAGTTGTAAAAATAATGCGCAACCAAAAAAAACTGAAATTAATACCCGTGAAACTCCTATGGTTAAAGAAAACATTTACCAGTTTAAAGTAGAAGATTTGTCAGGAAACACTTTTGATTTTTCAACCTTGAAAGGGAAAAAAATTATGATTGTCAATACAGCTTCAAAGTGTGGATTAACACCACAATACAAAGATTTAGAAGCTTTGTACAAAGAATATAAAGACAAAGGATTTGTGATTGTAGGTTTTCCCGCAAATAATTTCGCTTCACAAGAACCAGGCACTAATGCTGAAATTGCTACTTTTTGCCAATTGAATTACGGAGTTACATTTCCTATGATGGAAAAAGTTTCTGTAAAAGGGGATGATATGTGTGCGGTATACCAATTTTTGACACAAAAATCTAAGAATGGTTTAAAAGATTCTGAAGTAGAATGGAATTTTCAAAAATATCTTTTGAATGAAAAAGGAGAATTGGAGAAAGTGATTTCACCAAAAACATTACCAACAGATCCTGAAGTGGTAAATTGGATTAAAGGATAG
- the ccsA gene encoding cytochrome c biogenesis protein CcsA, with amino-acid sequence MDKKLYSILFSTRLMALLFLTFAFAMGAGTFIESKYNTDTARILVYNSWWFEAIMGFFMINFIGNIKRYQLLKKEKWATLLLHLAFIFIILGAFITRYISYEGVMPIREGAAENQVFSDKTFLTVFVDGEYKGEMKRRVFEKALLLSPVTNNNFSISEKFDQTPFEVKYENYIMGAKQAIKPSDKGILYLKLVEAGEGGREEHFLKAGEVQNIHNVLFALNKPTEGAININTTGESYTIQTPFEGNFMRMADKLQGKVNKDIVQPLMMRSLYTIGEKRYVFPDPAVKGVMGYESQNDFKSKSHEDALVLKVSAEGQEKEVTILGSKGKVGEAQTVRIGKIDYSFFYGSKAYVLPFKIKLNDFIAQKYPGTDKSYSSFESQVTVQDSVKPFDARIYMNHVLDYKGYRFFQSSFDPDEKGTVLSVNHDFWGTAITYSGYFMLFFAMLAIMFTKHSRFADLKRKLEVVKDKKAKLLTILILLFSFNSFAQDHNHVHTESGSTQESHAHHAEKKLNPQQLDSLLNKFKVSEEHAAKFGRLIIQDAGGRMKPINTFSSELLRKVSHSDTYKGMNSDQVFLSMTQYASAWIEIPLIYIKSGNDSIRKIIGIDKEAKYAPFIAFFDAKGNYKLSSYLEDAFKNANPNQFEKDFIETDKKVNLMESALSGRILKIFPIPNHENNKWISYLELNESGMKGMDSTYTKSILPLYFGTLGNAVVSKNYKSADELLESINGYQKKFGTKVLPSEDKISLEIAYNKYDVFKNLPYWYLTAAILMLLFTILKIFKERKILNILVNGMHIIIGLLFVLHTLGLIARWYISGHAPWSNAYESIIYVAWATMFFGLAFDIKSKLTVASSAFVTAMILMAAYMNWIDPEIANLQPVLNSYWLMIHVAVIVASYGPFALGMILGFVSLLLILFTNAKNKDKMDLNIQEITYINELALTIGLIMLTIGNFLGGQWANESWGRYWGWDPKETWALISIMVYAFVIHARFVPSLRGKWIFNLMSMFAFISILFTYYGVNFHLVGLHSYASGEAHSLSWIWYSLGGITLLGAITYPKYRKYYKK; translated from the coding sequence ATGGATAAAAAATTATATTCTATTTTATTCTCTACCCGATTGATGGCCCTGCTTTTTTTAACTTTTGCATTTGCAATGGGCGCAGGAACTTTCATAGAAAGCAAATACAATACTGATACAGCACGAATTTTAGTTTACAATTCTTGGTGGTTTGAAGCCATAATGGGTTTCTTTATGATTAATTTCATAGGTAACATCAAACGCTATCAATTATTAAAAAAAGAAAAATGGGCAACATTATTGCTTCATTTGGCTTTCATTTTTATTATTTTGGGCGCTTTCATTACTCGATATATAAGTTATGAAGGTGTAATGCCTATTCGTGAAGGTGCTGCTGAAAATCAAGTGTTTTCAGATAAAACTTTTTTAACCGTTTTTGTAGATGGTGAATATAAAGGAGAAATGAAACGTAGAGTTTTTGAGAAAGCATTGTTGCTTTCACCTGTAACCAACAATAATTTTTCTATTTCTGAAAAGTTTGACCAAACTCCATTTGAAGTAAAGTATGAAAATTACATCATGGGAGCAAAACAAGCTATTAAACCCAGTGATAAAGGAATATTATATCTTAAGTTAGTAGAAGCGGGTGAAGGTGGTCGTGAAGAACATTTTTTGAAAGCTGGCGAAGTACAAAATATTCACAATGTTTTATTTGCATTAAATAAACCAACAGAAGGAGCAATCAACATCAATACTACTGGTGAAAGTTATACGATTCAAACGCCATTCGAAGGAAATTTTATGCGTATGGCTGATAAATTACAAGGTAAAGTAAACAAGGATATCGTGCAGCCTTTAATGATGCGTTCGTTATATACCATTGGAGAAAAACGTTATGTATTTCCTGATCCAGCCGTAAAAGGAGTTATGGGATATGAATCGCAAAATGATTTTAAATCTAAAAGTCATGAAGACGCATTAGTTTTGAAAGTTTCTGCTGAAGGGCAAGAAAAAGAAGTAACTATTTTAGGTTCAAAAGGTAAAGTGGGAGAGGCACAAACGGTTCGAATAGGAAAAATAGATTACAGCTTTTTTTACGGAAGTAAAGCTTATGTATTGCCTTTTAAGATAAAATTGAATGATTTTATTGCGCAAAAATATCCCGGAACGGATAAAAGTTATTCTTCGTTTGAAAGCCAAGTTACCGTTCAAGATTCTGTTAAGCCATTTGATGCCAGAATATATATGAATCATGTTTTAGATTATAAAGGATATCGCTTTTTTCAATCTTCTTTTGATCCAGACGAAAAAGGAACTGTTTTATCTGTTAATCATGATTTCTGGGGAACTGCAATTACGTATAGTGGTTATTTTATGTTGTTTTTTGCCATGTTAGCCATTATGTTTACTAAACATTCTCGTTTTGCAGATTTAAAAAGAAAACTAGAAGTTGTAAAAGATAAAAAAGCAAAATTATTGACTATTTTAATTTTACTTTTTAGCTTTAATAGTTTTGCGCAAGACCATAATCATGTTCATACTGAATCAGGATCAACTCAAGAAAGTCATGCACATCATGCGGAAAAGAAATTAAACCCACAACAGCTCGATTCGTTGTTGAATAAGTTTAAAGTTTCAGAGGAACACGCTGCTAAATTCGGACGTTTAATCATTCAGGATGCTGGAGGAAGGATGAAACCTATCAATACTTTCTCTTCAGAATTATTGCGAAAAGTAAGCCATTCTGATACTTATAAAGGAATGAATTCAGATCAAGTATTTCTTTCTATGACGCAATATGCTAGTGCATGGATTGAAATTCCATTGATTTATATTAAAAGTGGAAATGACAGTATTCGTAAGATTATTGGAATAGATAAAGAGGCAAAATATGCTCCTTTTATTGCCTTTTTTGATGCAAAAGGAAACTATAAATTATCGTCATATTTAGAGGATGCTTTCAAAAATGCAAATCCAAATCAGTTTGAAAAAGATTTTATTGAAACGGATAAGAAAGTAAATTTAATGGAATCAGCTTTGAGCGGAAGAATATTAAAGATTTTTCCAATCCCAAATCATGAGAACAACAAATGGATTTCTTATTTGGAACTGAATGAATCTGGTATGAAAGGAATGGATTCCACCTATACAAAAAGTATTCTTCCATTATATTTTGGAACTTTAGGGAATGCTGTAGTTTCAAAAAATTATAAATCAGCGGATGAATTATTAGAAAGTATTAATGGTTATCAGAAGAAATTTGGTACCAAAGTGCTTCCAAGTGAAGATAAAATATCATTAGAAATTGCGTATAACAAATATGATGTTTTTAAGAATTTACCTTATTGGTATTTAACTGCAGCAATATTAATGTTGTTATTTACTATTCTTAAAATATTTAAAGAAAGAAAAATATTGAACATTCTGGTTAATGGAATGCATATCATTATCGGCTTATTATTTGTACTACATACTTTAGGTTTAATTGCCCGTTGGTATATTTCTGGACACGCACCATGGAGTAATGCGTATGAATCTATAATATATGTAGCTTGGGCAACCATGTTTTTTGGCTTGGCTTTCGATATTAAATCAAAACTTACAGTAGCTTCATCAGCCTTTGTTACCGCAATGATTTTGATGGCTGCTTATATGAACTGGATTGACCCTGAAATTGCTAATTTACAACCTGTTCTTAATTCGTATTGGTTGATGATTCACGTTGCAGTAATTGTGGCGAGTTATGGACCTTTTGCTTTAGGAATGATTTTAGGATTTGTGTCTTTGTTATTGATTTTGTTTACCAATGCCAAAAACAAAGATAAAATGGATTTAAATATTCAGGAAATAACGTATATAAACGAGTTGGCTTTGACTATTGGTTTAATCATGTTGACCATCGGAAACTTTCTTGGTGGACAATGGGCTAATGAAAGTTGGGGACGTTATTGGGGTTGGGACCCAAAAGAAACATGGGCTTTAATCAGTATTATGGTTTACGCTTTTGTAATTCATGCTCGATTTGTTCCTTCTTTAAGAGGAAAATGGATTTTTAACTTAATGAGTATGTTTGCTTTTATTTCGATTTTGTTTACTTATTATGGTGTAAACTTTCACCTGGTAGGATTGCATTCTTATGCAAGTGGCGAAGCACATTCACTAAGTTGGATTTGGTATTCCTTAGGTGGAATTACTTTATTAGGAGCAATAACATATCCTAAATACAGAAAATATTATAAGAAATAA